A genomic region of Limnohabitans curvus contains the following coding sequences:
- the rsfS gene encoding ribosome silencing factor: protein MTETSAKKDVQKLQRTVVDALEDVKAQDLVVFDTEHLSSLFERVIVASGTSNRQTKALAASVRDKVREGGFGKPRIEGEDNGEWIIVDCGPVVVHVMQPTIRSYYNLEEIWGEKPVRLKFGAPKPVKAAEPEEAPAKKSAGKKPAAKKTAAGDKKPAARGAARSSSTRGGADERTGSAKPATRSNSTRGPVKAAPAKTTAAKTASAKSAPAKTTAAKKTAAPAKLPVKTVGLKGAKSTAKAAARSASTTAGKPVGKRPPAAKKTTARNA, encoded by the coding sequence ATGACCGAAACCTCCGCCAAAAAAGATGTCCAAAAACTGCAACGCACCGTCGTGGATGCGCTGGAGGACGTCAAAGCCCAAGACCTCGTGGTGTTTGACACCGAGCACTTGTCCTCGCTGTTTGAGCGCGTCATCGTGGCGTCGGGTACATCCAACCGTCAAACCAAAGCCTTGGCCGCCAGCGTGCGCGACAAAGTGCGCGAAGGTGGTTTTGGCAAGCCTCGCATCGAAGGCGAAGACAACGGCGAGTGGATCATCGTGGATTGCGGTCCTGTAGTCGTGCACGTCATGCAGCCCACTATCCGCAGCTACTACAACCTCGAAGAAATCTGGGGCGAGAAGCCTGTGCGCTTGAAGTTTGGTGCGCCAAAACCTGTCAAAGCGGCTGAACCTGAAGAAGCACCCGCGAAGAAGTCGGCTGGCAAAAAGCCCGCAGCTAAGAAAACTGCGGCCGGTGACAAGAAGCCTGCTGCACGCGGTGCAGCTCGTAGTTCATCCACACGCGGTGGTGCCGATGAGCGCACGGGCTCAGCCAAGCCTGCAACACGCAGCAACTCCACACGCGGCCCAGTCAAAGCAGCGCCCGCTAAAACGACGGCTGCTAAAACAGCGTCTGCTAAGAGCGCACCGGCCAAAACGACAGCCGCCAAAAAGACAGCAGCGCCAGCCAAGTTGCCAGTGAAGACGGTGGGCCTCAAGGGTGCCAAGTCAACCGCCAAAGCCGCAGCGCGTAGCGCTTCGACCACGGCTGGTAAGCCAGTGGGCAAGCGTCCTCCAGCTGCTAAAAAGACCACTGCCCGCAACGCATGA